From Cotesia glomerata isolate CgM1 linkage group LG2, MPM_Cglom_v2.3, whole genome shotgun sequence, a single genomic window includes:
- the LOC123258826 gene encoding uncharacterized protein LOC123258826 isoform X2: MNTSRHLSRVAKKLVEEKGILSTPETKLGTTITDQILLKIANFYNDDEYSALMPGMKDFVSVRNDDGNRVHVQKRLVLSNLKELYQCFREINPAEKVGFSKFASLRPKHCVLAGASGTHTICVCTIHQNLKLMMLGTNVHSLTRNTEKSLKHYNDCLDMIICETPTEKCYLGGCNKCPGVDELSNILLTCFENQEIENVTYKRWVSKPRSSLETFIQPTEEFIENLCSELKVLLPHSFIAKEQAKFLKRLKETLKPNEYVIICDFAENYAFVVQNAASGFHWNNDQATVFPTVIITMLLLFMFSSK; the protein is encoded by the exons ATGAATACATCAAGACATTTATCAAGGGTAGCAAAAAAGTTGGTTGAAGAAAAAGGTATACTTTCAACACCTGAAACAAAATTAG ggaCGACAATTACTGatcaaatattattgaaaattgcgAATTTTTACAACGATGATGAGTATAGTGCTTTGATGCCCGGCATGAAAGACTTTGTTTCAGTTCGAAATGATGATGGTAATCGGGTACACGTCCAAAAACGGCTTGTTCTGTCTAATTTAAAAGAACTTTACCAATGTTTCCGTGAAATAAACCCTGCAGagaaagttggattttcgaaatttgCTTCGTTACGGCCGAAACATTGTGTGTTAGCAGGAGCAAGTGGAACGCATACTATCTGTGTATGTACTATCCATCAAAACTTAAAGTTGATGATGCTTG GTACAAATGTTCATTCTTTAACGAGGAATACAGAAAAGTCGTTGAAACACTATAATGATTGCTTGGACATGATAATATGTGAGACTCCaacagaaaaatgttatttggGTGGATGTAACAAGTGTCCAGGGGTAGATGAGTTGAGTAACATTTTACTGACATGTTTTGAGAATCAGGAAATCGAGAATGTCACGTACAAGCGTTGGGTATCAAAACCAAGGAGCAGTTTAGAAACTTTTATACAGCCTAcagaagaatttattgaaaatcttTGTAGTGAATTGAAAGTTCTTCTACCTCACTCATTCATTGCAAAAGAACAAgctaagtttttaaaaagattaaagGAAACACTAAAACCAAATGAATATGTCATTATTTGTGATTTTGCAGAGAATTATGCGTTCGTAGTACAAAATGCAGCATCTGGTTTTCACTGGAATAATGATCAGGCGACAGTTTTTCCg ACTGTAATAATCACGATGCTGTTGCTGTTCAtgttttcatcaaaataa
- the LOC123259045 gene encoding uncharacterized protein LOC123259045 has product MSIHFGCTNETSFTAVYIFRTDPLSAQVFLATALVQVRPHHDNPITARVLIDQGSELSFMRQSLFKKLGQPLQRDMVMLKGIGNVSAGSSLGVSTIELRSLCTTASMHVSMHTLPTLTADLPSFVIADPKWPHLENLKLADPQYLQPRPVDIILGASPAAQIMNAEIQRGPRNAPIAQSTTLGWIVYGAVTAKHASTSHAALHASVDTELQDAIAKFWEQEEVPSGNSPLNTAEEDECEIHFRQTHYRQPDGRYVVRLPLKALESQLGDSINAAMGSLRRLITRLSREREYSDMYRAFMAEYIQLGHMVRVPVNELPANAYFLPHHGVLKLDSTTTKLRTVFNGSCATSTGISLNDILHAGPKTQIDIFDVMLRIRCSRILFATDITKMFRQIEVDSLDWPLQCILWIDENDLIDAYCLKTVTYGTASAPFDAVRVLIQLVKDEGHRFPLAVAPMLKTRYVDDIYGGADNEEDAIKAAVQTKALCAASCFPLAKWASNSPRLLAEVAPEKQLDTPLKEISDAPVKVLGMYWNSRTDALQFKYTLPPDTPKTKRAILSEIAKLYDPLGLLAPIVVKAKIFMQDLWLDRVSWDEQLSPSLIHKWTGYREDLRNIESIRIPRWNNIAPGATMELHGFSDASQNAMAAAVYLRVTDADGNTKVSLLCSKTQVAPLKTMTIPRLELSAAWLLTQLILHVKEVQSLENVRINLWTDSAVTLAWIKSPAIRWKTFVRNRVGKIQETLRDVSWKFIPGKQNPADCASRESSWPTLEPPTDNATHREERQGLTLVTWKAENCLLQQLLSHYTQLFPLLRKLSIWHRAIDRFKRVPQSSLAYPLTPSDLERAKLTLIKFTQGQYFAREIHTLQDGDGLPKNNSITKLTPFIDHQGVLRVGGRLKNALLDPEERHPAILPRQSPLTSILIDDSHRKTLYGGTQLTLADLRKSVWIIGGRVPVRSFILRCVICTRHRGERAQQLMGQLPAARVQPTRAFLHTGLDYAGPITLKTFQGRGAKTYKGWIAVFVCMFSSAVHLELVTDYTAAAFIAAYRHFTSRRGICHTLYSDCGTNFVGADKELKRLFAAGSRTLRELSTLIAQDGTNWKFNPPGAPHFGGKWEAAVKSIKFHLRRTIGDSLLTLEQYSTLLAQIEAILNSRPLTPLNEDPADLAVLTPGHFLIGQSLTAIPEPSLTDLQPARLSHWEQVQQMVQHFWKRYYQDCIHRYQAISKWHHRRNQIKVGSVVLITTEDLPPTKWPLAKVIAVHPGEDGQIRVVTVKTVNTELVRPITKLCVLPLTHEEDDLVDAAANPGENVR; this is encoded by the exons ATGTCCATCCATTTTGGATGCACCAACGAAACCAGCTTCACCGCAGTCTACATCTTCCGCACAG ATCCGCTTTCCGCTCAAGTATTTCTAGCTACCGCCTTAGTCCAGGTACGCCCGCATCATGATAATCCAATCACCGCAAGAGTGTTGATTGATCAAGGTTCAGAGCTCTCATTTATGAGACAGTCGCTCTTCAAGAAGCTTGGACAACCGCTACAGCGTGACATGGTCATGCTCAAGGGCATTGGCAATGTCTCCGCAGGAAGCTCACTAGGTGTGAGCACAATTGAGCTTCGTTCGCTGTGTACGACCGCATCAATGCATGTCAGCATGCATACTCTACCAACACTGACGGCAGATCTTCCATCGTTCGTGATCGCTGATCCGAAATGGCCGCATCTTGAGAATCTCAAGCTCGCTGACCCGCAGTATCTACAGCCACGCCCTGTAGATATTATTCTAGGTGCATCACCAGCCGCACAGATCATGAACGCAGAGATTCAACGAGGACCTCGCAATGCTCCTATTGCACAATCCACCACGCTTGGTTGGATTGTCTATGGGGCTGTCACCGCTAAACACGCTTCAACATCACACGCAGCACTACATGCGTCAGTAGATACTGAATTACAAGACGCTATCGCTAAGTTTTGGGAACAGGAAGAAGTTCCATCAGGAAATTCACCGCTCAACACCGCTGAAGAAGACGAATGTGAAATTCACTTTCGTCAAACGCATTATCGACAGCCTGATGGACGCTACGTAGTGAGATTACCGCTTAAGGCCCTTGAGAGTCAACTTGGCGACTCTATCAACGCAGCTATGGGGTCACTCCGCAGATTAATAACTCGCTTGTCGCGAGAAAGAGAATATTCTGACATGTATCGTGCATTCATGGCAGAATACATTCAACTAGGACACATGGTACGAGTACCAGTCAACGAATTGCCCGCAAACGCTTACTTCTTGCCTCACCATGGGGTATTGAAGCTTGATAGTACCACTACGAAGCTCCGCACAGTGTTCAATGGTTCCTGTGCAACATCTACAGGAATTTCATTGAACGACATTCTCCACGCAGGACCCAAAAcgcaaattgacatttttgatgtGATGCTGAGAATCCGTTGCAGCAGGATTCTATTCGCTACTGACATCACCAAGATGTTCAGACAGATTGAGGTCGACTCGCTTGATTGGCCGCTTCAGTGCATTCTCTGGATAGATGAGAATGACTTAATAGACGCTTACTGTCTCAAGACAGTCACATACGGAACCGCTAGTGCACCTTTTGACGCTGTACGTGTGCTTATCCAACTAGTAAAGGATGAAGGACACCGCTTTCCGCTAGCTGTTGCTCCAATGTTGAAAACACGCTACGTAGATGACATCTACGGTGGAGCAGACAACGAAGAAGACGCTATCAAGGCTGCAGTACAAACAAAAGCTCTGTGTGCAGCAAGCTGCTTCCCGCTTGCCAAATGGGCTAGCAATAGCCCACGGTTACTTGCTGAAGTCGCTCCAGAAAAGCAGCTGGATACACCGCTTAAAGAAATCAGTGATGCACCAGTAAAAGTCCTGGGCATGTACTGGAATTCACGCACTGACGCTCTCCAGTTCAAGTACACGCTACCGCCAGATACGCCTAAGACAAAGAGAGCTATTTTGTCTGAAATCGCTAAACTGTATGATCCGCTAGGACTTCTCGCACCAATAGTCGTCAAAGCCAAGATCTTTATGCAAGATCTGTGGCTAGATAGAGTGTCATGGGATGAACAATTGTCACCATCACTCATTCACAAATGGACTGGATACCGCGAGGATCTTCGAAACATCGAATCCATCCGCATTCCACGCTGGAATAATATAGCACCTGGAGCAACTATGGAATTGCACGGGTTCTCAGACGCTTCGCAAAACGCTATGGCTGCCGCTGTTTATTTGAGAGTCACTGACGCTGATGGGAACACAAAGGTCTCACTTTTGTGTTCAAAAACGCAAGTAGCACCGCTGAAGACCATGACAATCCCACGCTTGGAATTATCTGCCGCATGGTTGCTAACACAACTGATACTTCATGTTAAAGAAGTTCAGTCGCTTGAAAATGTCAGGATCAATCTCTGGACTGACTCCGCTGTGACTCTCGCATGGATTAAAAGTCCAGCAATCCGCTGGAAGACATTCGTCCGCAATAGAGTGGGAAAAATCCAAGAAACGCTTCGAGATGTCTCCTGGAAATTTATTCCAGGAAAACAAAACCCCGCTGACTGCGCTTCAAGAG AATCCTCTTGGCCCACTCTGGAGCCTCCAACCGACAACGCAACGCATCGAGAAGAACGCCAAGGTCTGACACTAGTAACTTGGAAAGCAGAAAATTGTCTGCTCCAACAATTACTGTCGCATTACACGCAGCTGTTTCCACTGCTACGGAAGCTTAGCATCTGGCATCGTGCCATCGACCGCTTTAAAAGAGTTCCACAATCTTCGCTGGCCTACCCGCTTACTCCATCAGACCTGGAGCGCGCTAAATTGACCTTGATTAAGTTCACTCAAGGACAATACTTCGCTAGAGAGATTCACACGCTACAAGATGGTGATGGACTGCCTAAAAATAACAGCATCACTAAGCTGACTCCGTTCATCGACCATCAGGGGGTCCTGAGAGTCGGTGGCCGCTTGAAAAACGCATTGCTGGACCCAGAAGAGAGGCATCCAGCGATTCTACCGCGACAATCACCGcttacatcaattttgattGATGACTCGCACCGCAAAACGCTTTACGGAGGTACTCAGCTTACGCTCGCTGACTTACGCAAGAGTGTCTGGATCATTGGAGGCCGTGTTCCAGTcagatcatttattttacgctGCGTTATCTGCACGAGACACCGTGGAGAACGCGCTCAACAGTTGATGGGTCAACTACCCGCCGCACGAGTACAGCCAACTCGAGCCTTCTTGCATACAGGACTCGACTACGCTGGACCTATCACGCTGAAAACGTTTCAAGGACGTGGAGCAAAAACATACAAAGGCTGGATTGCAGTCTTTGTATGCATGTTCAGTTCAGCTGTACACTTAGAGCTAGTAACTGACTACACCGCTGCCGCTTTCATCGCCGCTTATCGCCACTTCACCAGTCGCCGAGGTATCTGCCACACGCTATATTCAGACTGTGGAACCAATTTTGTAGGAGCAGATAAAGAGCTGAAACGACTATTCGCTGCAGGATCCCGCACATTACGAGAATTATCAACCTTGATCGCTCAAGATGGCACGAACTGGAAATTCAATCCGCCTGGAGCTCCACATTTTGGAGGAAAATGGGAAGCCGCTGtgaaatctatcaaatttcaCCTTCGAAGAACAATCGGAGACTCGCTGTTGACGCTTGAGCAATATTCAACGCTACTGGCTCAAATTGAAGCCATATTGAATTCCAGACCGCTCACACCGTTGAATGAAGATCCTGCTGACCTAGCTGTACTGACTCCAGGTCACTTCTTAATCGGACAGTCACTGACCGCTATCCCAGAGCCATCGCTGACAGATTTACAACCTGCTCGGCTCTCGCACTGGGAACAAGTCCAGCAAATGGTTCAACATTTCTGGAAACGCTACTACCAGGACTGCATCCACCGCTACCAGGCCATTTCAAAGTGGCATCATCGACGCAACCAGATCAAGGTGGGTTCAGTAGTACTGATCACCACTGAGGATCTCCCGCCAACCAAGTGGCCATTAGCCAAAGTAATTGCTGTCCATCCAGGTGAAGATGGACAAATCCGCGTAGTAACTGTTAAGACAGTTAACACAGAGCTGGTACGTCCAATTACAAAGCTCTGTGTCCTGCCACTAACGCATGAAGAAGATGATCTTGTCGACGCAGCCGCCAACCCGGGGGAGaatgttcggtga
- the LOC123258822 gene encoding sporozoite surface protein 2-like: MADQRRRISQQELNNNFMQWVVGPNNHWARNFGFQYQLGHQQANRNIWYIPPPPVAPPAAPPMMPRAAERAALMMPPPPPPPLANPAENSPGHQRENPPANLPMDSPANPPEFPPVDLPANSPGHQRENPPELPPVDFPANPPELPPVNLPANPPGHQRENPPELPPVDLPANPPELPPVNLPANPPGHQRENPPELPPVNLPANPPGHQRENPPELPPVNLQANPPGHQRENPPELPPVNLPANPPGHQRENPPELPSVDLPPNPPVDLPANPPANLPANRLANPTANLLENLPENPANLPADLRGYMPENPPANPRGYFLENPHANFQANLPANLMFNSAGNFLANPPGNWPANLQVNWPGNSQVNWPGNSQVNWPGNSQVNWPGNSQVNWPGNSQVNWPANSQVNWPANSQVNWPANSQVNWPENSQGNWLPNLQANWLTNSPENWLANLPGIWLANPQANWLANRPANLFENPPENIPANLPDNPRGYQPANVPANPPANPPANVPANPSENLLANVPLEDLPLVPRNSQSMSSGLSADDIAAQWQLRPNSSVGPTVTSGSSRRHFAGGIGHRNNRGRGKGRSRGRGRGREG, translated from the exons ATGGCGGATCAACGGCGACGAATATCcc AACAAGAACTCAACAACAATTTCATGCAGTGGGTAGTTGGACCAAATAACCACTGGGCTCGAAACTTTGGTTTCCAATACCAATTAGGACACCAACAAGCCAATCGGAATATTTGGTATATCCCACCACCGCCAGTAGCTCCGCCTGCAGCTCCGCCTATGATGCCACGAGCAGCTGAACGTGCAGCTCTGATGATGCCTCCACCACCACCACCGCCACTAGCGAATCCAGCTGAAAATTCCCCAGGACATCAACGAGAGAATCCACCAGCAAATTTGCCAATGGATTCGCCAGCTAATCCACCAGAGTTTCCTCCAGTCGATTTGCCAGCAAATTCCCCAGGACATCAGCGAGAGAATCCACCAGAGCTTCCTCCAGTGGATTTTCCAGCTAATCCACCAGAGCTTCCTCCAGTGAATTTGCCAGCAAATCCCCCAGGACATCAGCGAGAGAATCCACCAGAGCTTCCTCCAGTGGATTTGCCAGCTAATCCACCAGAGCTTCCTCCAGTGAATTTGCCAGCAAATCCCCCAGGACATCAGCGAGAGAATCCACCAGAGCTTCCTCCAGTGAATTTGCCAGCAAATCCCCCAGGACATCAGCGAGAGAATCCACCAGAGCTTCCTCCAGTGAATTTGCAAGCAAATCCCCCAGGACATCAGCGAGAGAATCCACCAGAGCTTCCTCCAGTGAATTTGCCAGCAAATCCCCCAGGACATCAGCGAGAGAATCCACCAGAGCTTCCTTCAGTGGATTTGCCACCAAATCCGCCAGTGGATTTACCAGCAAATCCGCCAGCGAATTTACCAGCAAATCGGCTGGCAAATCCAACAGCGAATTTGCTTGAAAATCTACCAGAAAATCCAGCAAATCTGCCAGCCGATCTGCGAGGATATATGCCTGAGAATCCACCAGCAAATCCACGAGGATATTTTCTAGAGAATCCTCATGCGAATTTTCAAGCAAATTTGCCAGCAAACCTGATGTTCAATTCAGCAGGAAATTTTCTGGCAAATCCACCAGGAAATTGGCCAGCAAATTTACAAGTGAATTGGCCAGGAAATTCACAAGTGAATTGGCCAGGAAATTCACAAGTGAATTGGCCAGGAAATTCACAAGTGAATTGGCCAGGAAATTCACAAGTGAATTGGCCAGGAAATTCACAAGTGAATTGGCCAGCAAATTCACAAGTGAATTGGCCAGCAAATTCACAAGTGAATTGGCCAGCAAATTCACAAGTAAATTGGCCAGAAAATTCACAAGGAAATTGGCTGCCAAATTTACAAGCAAATTGGCTTACAAATTCACCAGAAAATTGGCTGGCAAATCTACCAGGAATTTGGCTAGCAAATCCGCAAGCAAATTGGCTAGCAAATCGACCCGCAAATTTGTTCGAGAATCCACCAGAGAATATTCCAGCAAATTTGCCAGACAATCCGCGAGGATATCAGCCAGCAAACGTGCCAGCTAATCCGCCAGCAAATCCACCGGCAAATGTGCCAGCTAATCCATCAGAAAATTTACTAGCGAATGTTCCACTGGAAGATCTTCCACTTGTGCCGAGAAACTCGCAAAGTATGTCGTCTGGCTTGAGTGCTGACGATATTGCAGCTCAGTGGCAACTGCGACCAAATTCGTCGGTTGGACCTACTGTCACTT CTGGATCCAGTCGTCGCCACTTCGCAGGTGGTATAGGTCATCGCAATAATAGAGGGCGTGGTAAAGGGCGTAGCAGAGGACGTGGCAGAGGACGTGAAGGATAG
- the LOC123258826 gene encoding uncharacterized protein LOC123258826 isoform X4, translated as MNTSRHLSRVAKKLVEEKGILSTPETKLGTTITDQILLKIANFYNDDEYSALMPGMKDFVSVRNDDGNRVHVQKRLVLSNLKELYQCFREINPAEKVGFSKFASLRPKHCVLAGASGTHTICVCTIHQNLKLMMLGTNVHSLTRNTEKSLKHYNDCLDMIICETPTEKCYLGGCNKCPGVDELSNILLTCFENQEIENVTYKRWVSKPRSSLETFIQPTEEFIENLCSELKVLLPHSFIAKEQAKFLKRLKETLKPNEYVIICDFAENYAFVVQNAASGFHWNNDQATVFP; from the exons ATGAATACATCAAGACATTTATCAAGGGTAGCAAAAAAGTTGGTTGAAGAAAAAGGTATACTTTCAACACCTGAAACAAAATTAG ggaCGACAATTACTGatcaaatattattgaaaattgcgAATTTTTACAACGATGATGAGTATAGTGCTTTGATGCCCGGCATGAAAGACTTTGTTTCAGTTCGAAATGATGATGGTAATCGGGTACACGTCCAAAAACGGCTTGTTCTGTCTAATTTAAAAGAACTTTACCAATGTTTCCGTGAAATAAACCCTGCAGagaaagttggattttcgaaatttgCTTCGTTACGGCCGAAACATTGTGTGTTAGCAGGAGCAAGTGGAACGCATACTATCTGTGTATGTACTATCCATCAAAACTTAAAGTTGATGATGCTTG GTACAAATGTTCATTCTTTAACGAGGAATACAGAAAAGTCGTTGAAACACTATAATGATTGCTTGGACATGATAATATGTGAGACTCCaacagaaaaatgttatttggGTGGATGTAACAAGTGTCCAGGGGTAGATGAGTTGAGTAACATTTTACTGACATGTTTTGAGAATCAGGAAATCGAGAATGTCACGTACAAGCGTTGGGTATCAAAACCAAGGAGCAGTTTAGAAACTTTTATACAGCCTAcagaagaatttattgaaaatcttTGTAGTGAATTGAAAGTTCTTCTACCTCACTCATTCATTGCAAAAGAACAAgctaagtttttaaaaagattaaagGAAACACTAAAACCAAATGAATATGTCATTATTTGTGATTTTGCAGAGAATTATGCGTTCGTAGTACAAAATGCAGCATCTGGTTTTCACTGGAATAATGATCAGGCGACAGTTTTTCCg TGA
- the LOC123258826 gene encoding uncharacterized protein LOC123258826 isoform X3, with translation MNTSRHLSRVAKKLVEEKGILSTPETKLGTTITDQILLKIANFYNDDEYSALMPGMKDFVSVRNDDGNRVHVQKRLVLSNLKELYQCFREINPAEKVGFSKFASLRPKHCVLAGASGTHTICVCTIHQNLKLMMLGTNVHSLTRNTEKSLKHYNDCLDMIICETPTEKCYLGGCNKCPGVDELSNILLTCFENQEIENVTYKRWVSKPRSSLETFIQPTEEFIENLCSELKVLLPHSFIAKEQAKFLKRLKETLKPNEYVIICDFAENYAFVVQNAASGFHWNNDQATVFPSS, from the exons ATGAATACATCAAGACATTTATCAAGGGTAGCAAAAAAGTTGGTTGAAGAAAAAGGTATACTTTCAACACCTGAAACAAAATTAG ggaCGACAATTACTGatcaaatattattgaaaattgcgAATTTTTACAACGATGATGAGTATAGTGCTTTGATGCCCGGCATGAAAGACTTTGTTTCAGTTCGAAATGATGATGGTAATCGGGTACACGTCCAAAAACGGCTTGTTCTGTCTAATTTAAAAGAACTTTACCAATGTTTCCGTGAAATAAACCCTGCAGagaaagttggattttcgaaatttgCTTCGTTACGGCCGAAACATTGTGTGTTAGCAGGAGCAAGTGGAACGCATACTATCTGTGTATGTACTATCCATCAAAACTTAAAGTTGATGATGCTTG GTACAAATGTTCATTCTTTAACGAGGAATACAGAAAAGTCGTTGAAACACTATAATGATTGCTTGGACATGATAATATGTGAGACTCCaacagaaaaatgttatttggGTGGATGTAACAAGTGTCCAGGGGTAGATGAGTTGAGTAACATTTTACTGACATGTTTTGAGAATCAGGAAATCGAGAATGTCACGTACAAGCGTTGGGTATCAAAACCAAGGAGCAGTTTAGAAACTTTTATACAGCCTAcagaagaatttattgaaaatcttTGTAGTGAATTGAAAGTTCTTCTACCTCACTCATTCATTGCAAAAGAACAAgctaagtttttaaaaagattaaagGAAACACTAAAACCAAATGAATATGTCATTATTTGTGATTTTGCAGAGAATTATGCGTTCGTAGTACAAAATGCAGCATCTGGTTTTCACTGGAATAATGATCAGGCGACAGTTTTTCCg TCTTCCTGA
- the LOC123258826 gene encoding uncharacterized protein LOC123258826 isoform X1, which produces MNTSRHLSRVAKKLVEEKGILSTPETKLGTTITDQILLKIANFYNDDEYSALMPGMKDFVSVRNDDGNRVHVQKRLVLSNLKELYQCFREINPAEKVGFSKFASLRPKHCVLAGASGTHTICVCTIHQNLKLMMLGTNVHSLTRNTEKSLKHYNDCLDMIICETPTEKCYLGGCNKCPGVDELSNILLTCFENQEIENVTYKRWVSKPRSSLETFIQPTEEFIENLCSELKVLLPHSFIAKEQAKFLKRLKETLKPNEYVIICDFAENYAFVVQNAASGFHWNNDQATVFPFKNFKNFVNLYYHEDDFDIPAEWHFLQLPMAKVRVMELVVSSNDLQQEQVSSLR; this is translated from the exons ATGAATACATCAAGACATTTATCAAGGGTAGCAAAAAAGTTGGTTGAAGAAAAAGGTATACTTTCAACACCTGAAACAAAATTAG ggaCGACAATTACTGatcaaatattattgaaaattgcgAATTTTTACAACGATGATGAGTATAGTGCTTTGATGCCCGGCATGAAAGACTTTGTTTCAGTTCGAAATGATGATGGTAATCGGGTACACGTCCAAAAACGGCTTGTTCTGTCTAATTTAAAAGAACTTTACCAATGTTTCCGTGAAATAAACCCTGCAGagaaagttggattttcgaaatttgCTTCGTTACGGCCGAAACATTGTGTGTTAGCAGGAGCAAGTGGAACGCATACTATCTGTGTATGTACTATCCATCAAAACTTAAAGTTGATGATGCTTG GTACAAATGTTCATTCTTTAACGAGGAATACAGAAAAGTCGTTGAAACACTATAATGATTGCTTGGACATGATAATATGTGAGACTCCaacagaaaaatgttatttggGTGGATGTAACAAGTGTCCAGGGGTAGATGAGTTGAGTAACATTTTACTGACATGTTTTGAGAATCAGGAAATCGAGAATGTCACGTACAAGCGTTGGGTATCAAAACCAAGGAGCAGTTTAGAAACTTTTATACAGCCTAcagaagaatttattgaaaatcttTGTAGTGAATTGAAAGTTCTTCTACCTCACTCATTCATTGCAAAAGAACAAgctaagtttttaaaaagattaaagGAAACACTAAAACCAAATGAATATGTCATTATTTGTGATTTTGCAGAGAATTATGCGTTCGTAGTACAAAATGCAGCATCTGGTTTTCACTGGAATAATGATCAGGCGACAGTTTTTCCg tttaaaaactttaaaaattttgttaatttgtaCTACCATGAAGATGATTTTGATATTCCTGCTGAATGGCATTTTTTGCAACTGCCCATGGCAAAGGTCCGTGTGATGGAATTGGTGGTATCCTCAAACGACTTGCAGCAAGAGCAAGTCTCCAGCTTGCGGTAG